The DNA window ATGAAAAAACAACGGCAAGTTTATTTATTTCTGGACAGagaatatttcttttttccttcatccTTTGCATTAAAATAACGGATTCCAATAAAATGATATGATTCAACCTCAGACCCTTTTGAATGTAGCGGATAACAGCGGAGCTCGAGAATTGATGTGTATTCGAATCATAGGAGCTGGTAATCATCGATATGCTCATATTGGTGACGTTATTGTTGCTGTAATCAAAGAAGCAGTGCCTAATATGCCACTAGAAAGATCGGAAATAATTAGAGCTGTAATTGTACGTACTTGTAAAGAACTCAAACGTGACAACGGTATGATAATACGATATGATGACAATGCTGCGGTTGTCATTGATCAAGAAGGAAATCCAAAAGGAACTCGAGTTTTTGGTGCGATCGCTCGGGAATTGAGACAGTTGAATTTTACTAAAATAGTTTCATTGGCTCCCGAGGTATTATAAATACTACTAGATGGGACTATGATATATCAGAACATCTAAAATAGATCAAATTTAGTAGATTAGTAGATTGTGTCTCACGCAtatacttttaataataaataattttataataataaaaaaaaaaaaaaaagaaagaaaataaaacaaagaaaaaaaggaaacatgtTGATTATATCAAAATTAGGAGGCACCAATAATTATAGTTCGTCATGGGTAAGGACACTATTGCCGATATAATAACTTCTATAAGAAATGCTGACATGAATAAAAAAGGAACGGTTCGAATAGCATCTACTAATATCACCGAAAATATTGTGAAAATACTTCTACGAGAAGGTTTTATTGAAAACGTTCGGAAACATCAGGAAGGTAACaaatatttcttggtttcaactCTGCGACATAGAAAGACTAGGAAAAGAATACACAGAACTATTTTAAAGCGTATCAGCCGACCCGGTTTACGCATTTATTCCGACTATCAACAAATTCCTAAGATTTTAGGTGGAATAGGAATTGTAATTCTTTCTACTTCCCGAGGTATAATGACAGATCGAGAAGCTCGACGAGAAAAAATTGGAGGCGAACTTTTGTTATATATATGGTGATCCTCCTCCTCTGGTATCCTAATTTTCTCTCTAACTTCCTATTTGTGAAATAGAGAGGAAAAGTGAGTTATATAACTCTTCCTCCATTAGTTGATACTTCAAGGAAGTTACCTGGAATGAAAGAacaaaaatttattcatgaaggTTTAATTACTGAATCACTTCCCAACGGTATGTTTCGGGTCCGCCTAGATAATAAAGATGTAATTCTAGGTTATGTTTCGGGAAGGATCCGGCGCAGTTTTATACGGATACTACCTGGGGATAGAGTCAAAATTGAAGTAAGTTGTTATGATTCAACCAGGGGACGTATAATTTATAGACTTCGCAACAAAGATTCGAATGATTAGGTGATTTTTAAAGCATTCCTTTCATGACGATACAAttcgaagttaaaaaaaaaaattcaagagacttattttcttccaaggaatagattaaaaattaaggtaaggaataagaaatatgaaaataagggCTTCCGTTCGTAAAATTTGTGAAAAATGTCGACTGATCCGTAGGCGCGGACGAATTATAGTGATTTGTTCCAATCCGAGACATAAACAGAGACAGGGATAATCTTTCTAAAAAAGAACTTTCtaaagaaaagacaaaaataaaggatttcttttaatatgaaatgGATATTTCCGTATCTTTTCTTTCCGTATATTTCTGACTTATATTTATAAGATGATAAAATATGACAAAAGCTATACCAAGAATCGGTTCACGTAGGAATGGGCGTATTGGTTCACGTAAGAATGGACGTAGAATACCAAAAGGAATTATTCACGttcaagcaagtttcaacaaTACCATTGTAACTGTTACAGATGTACGAGGTCGGGTGGTTTCCTGGGCCTCCGCTGGTACTTCCGGATTCAAAGGGACAAGAAGAGGGACACCCTATGCTGCTCAAGCGGCGGCATTAAATGCTATTCGTACAGTAGTTAATCAGGGTATGCAACGAGCAGAAGTTATGATAAAAGGTCCTGGTCTCGGAAGAGATGCAGCATTACGAGCCATTCGTAGAAGTGGTATACTATTAAGTTTCGTACGTGATGTAACACCTATGCCACATAATGGATGTCGACCCCCTAAAAAAAGACGtgtgtagaaataagaaaaaaacggatttcaagagaaataaataattcaatgatctgatcaaataatagtattagtatagtaTGGTTCGAGAGGAAGTAGCAGGATCCACTCGAACACTACAGTGGAGGTGTGTTGAATCGAGAGTAGACAGTAAACGTCTTTATTATGGTCGTTTCGTTCTGTCCCCGCTTATGAAAGGTCAAGCCGATACTATAGGTATTGCCATGCGAAGGGCTTTACTTGGAGAAATAGAAGGAACATGTATCACACGTGCAAACTCTGAGAAAGTGCCGCATGAATATTCTACGATAATAGGTATTGAAGAATCGGTACatgaaattttactaaatttgaaagaaattgtATTGAGAAGTAATATATATGGAGTTAGAGACGCATCCATTTGCGCCAGGGGCCCTAAATACGTAACCGCTCAAGATATCATCTCACCACCTTCCGTGGAAATAGTTGACACAACACAACATATAGCTAACCTGACGGAACCAATTGATTTGTGTATTGGATTACAAATCAGGCGAGATCGTGGATATCGTACGAAACCAACAACTAACTCTCAAAATGGAAGTTATCCTATAGATGCTGTATCTATGCCTGTTCGAAATGCGAATCATAGTATTCATTCTTATGGGAATGGGAATGAAAAACAAGAGATACTTTTTCTAGAAATATGGACGAATGGAAGTTTAACTCCTAAGGAAGCACTTTATGAAGCTTCTcgtaatttaattgatttatttattccttttctacatgcggaggaagaggacattaatttcaaagaaaataaaaacaggtttactctacccatttttacctttcaagatagattaactaatctaaagaaaaacaaaaaagaaattccattgaaatgtatttttattgaccaatcagaattaccttccaggacctataattgtctcaaaaggtccaatatacacacattattggaccttttgaataagagtcaagaagatcttatgagaattgaatattttcgcatagaagatgtaaaagagatatcggacactctacaaaagcatttcgcaattgatttacctaagaatcaatttttattttaaatccatgataattatttcatcttctttttctaataaaaatagaaagaaaaatttataaagaaaaagaagaaaatttgtttttaatctttttggcacAATCCGTATTTTCGTGGaatgatcataatcaaattaatgtatctaagaatagtgactttgaagtcactattcttagatacattaatcatggtatttcacggttgaatcaatttaaaaaagACCTAAAGTTAGCGATTTATCAATAGGTAATGTTGCTCCAATACCTAACCAAAGAGCTACTGCGGTACCGATCAAAAAGACTGTTGTAGCTACTGGACGACGAAATGGATTTTGGAATTTATTAACATTCTCCAAAAAAGGTACTGTCAATAATCCCGTTGGTACTGAAACCATTAAAAGAacacctaataacttattgggtACTGTGCGGAGTATTTGAAATACGGGAAAGAAGTACCATtcgggtaatatttccaaaggagtTGCAAATGGATCCGCCGGTTCACCAATCATTGACGGTTCTAGAACTGCCAAGCCTACATTACATGCAATAGTACCTAGAATTACTactggaaaaatatataaaagatcattgggccatgcgggttctccataataattatgccccATCCCTTTAGCCAATTTAGCTCTTAATACAGGATCGTTCAAGTCAGGTTtctttgttattgggataggtgaattcttatggatccatcCCCCGAAGGAACCGgacatgataatttttcatcatccggctcgagcaagaatgaaaggaatggcagaaatagatccatataaaatctatttttcatacatatccccacatatcatatataatgactctatgtaagaaaagatttaccAGATTCCATTTTCCGGAGTTGCAACTATTCATTGCAACTAATTCAGTTCTTACAGGTAAATGCTCAATATCCAAgtaggcttataaatttgatcatgatcaagtgctttttggattgtctcatgtcttttgattggtgtttatccccccaACATCTCGATTTTCTTACATACAAAGtatttacttgttactaataaagtctagcctctgttcttccttagatctcttatttcactccgATAGTATTATCGATCGGGATCGATGCAGAGGAAATGAATGCATTTCTACACTacaaataaggaagtggaatagaCAGAACATTGAATCATGCCACATCACTTATTTTATTCTACGGGATCTTACGGAGcctgttcatgcataacatgattcaggTATGATCATAGAAAAGGTTCTCCCAAACGAACCGGCCTATCCTCTGCTACATAGGGGGCTTACGTGGTGGTTGGATGTGGAGACACATTTGGTTGTGAATTACAATGTggcagataaaataatatatctgcaTGGCCTAATCAATAGTTCAAGTCACACACTCCCATAATCCATCCTCTCTTCGGAAAATTCACTTCAACTATTCGTATCAAATAAGGAATACAATACCTCGAAGTTGAAGAAAAGTATCCaaataacatgtcttattttttcaataatccatatttctagcaatgaaatattattgtctATCGTTCCTCCCCAGTATGATATATGATCAATTACAAATATCTATGATTCTATAAAGGACCCGAAATACCTTGCTTACGTATCATTGGAAAATGCATTAACATAAATACGGCAGTAAGAAGAGGCAATACAAAAGTGTGTAAACTATAAAAACGAGTCAAAGTGGATTGGCCCACACTAGCACTTCCGCGTAATAACTCTACCAAAGGCGATCCTATTACGGGAATAGCTTCAGGTACGCCTGTCACAATTTTTACTGCCCAATAACCAATTTGGTCCCGAGGTAAGGAATAACCAGTTACACCAAAAGATGCCGTCAATACAGCCAAAACTACACCTGTAACCCAAGTTAATTCGCGGGGTTTTTTAAATCCACCTGTAAGGTACACACGAAATACGTGCAAGATCATCATTAGAACCATCATACTTGCTGACCATCGATGAACTGATCGGATTAACCAACCAAAGTTGGCCTCGGTCATTATGTATTGAACAGAGGAAAAAGCCTCTGTAACGGTTGGACGGTAGTAAAAAGTCATAGCAAAACCTGTAGCTACTTGTACTAAAAAACAAGTAAGTGTGATCCCCCCTAAACAATAAAATATGTTGACATGAGGAGGAACATATTTACTAGTTATATCATCTGCAATCGCCTGAATCTCAAGACGTTCCTCAAACCAATCATATACTTTATTGAGATAGGTAACCAAGGCCAAGGGACTCCCCCTCTGAGAACCGTATATGAAAATTTCATCTCGTACGGCTCAAGCAGAAACACACAAATGCTGATTTCAACGGATATGTAATAGAAAGTTAAAAACTTCTTAGCTTAGCCGCTTGATTTGCCCCGACCCGAAGATACGAagtaacaaaaataagaaatttcTTCTTTGTATGATAATGCCTCAAAATATCAAGTTGGCTCATCTGTCTCTTTTGATGTTGATCATTACAGGCCTTTTGAATCTTCTCTtccctatttttttatttgttattttatttcttgtttttttGTGTAATGCGGATTGATTCTTGTTTTACTATTGATAGGAATTTGCTTGTTGAGACCCTATGAATCAATTGAAACCCCAGATTCATACTAGAACCACGATGATTTAATTTAATAAAGCAAAGCCTCAAGCTAAACTCAAAGGTTCTCTGAGTAAGAACCCTTTGATGATcacttattcgatgaatgtaatgACTCAACAAAATCTAGAAAAAGAGTTGTCCTTCGGTCAAGAAAAAAATAAGTCCGAAGGAAGAAAAATCGTTTGATTTAGGAAATATCTATTTGAAAATTTCTGAGTCCGGTTGCGAGGTCTGAATAGTAGGTATGAATCAtagttttaatatttcttttattaatcTATTCTATATTCTATATATATTCCGTGCTCCAGATACTAGAATAACTATCCGACGAAATAGAATCATCTCGATAGAGATAACAGGACCATTCTCTgtattatcaataggatcaattaTAACAAGTCACACACTCATATTCCGGAGATACCGAAACAAATAAATTCCACGGTCGAACTACCAGAATGGTCTAGAAATCCGAGTTTTAAGTAAAGTAATTTTTTTGATTGAAAACTAGGACTTCAAAGTTCTTATAAACTTAACTCATTGTAATTCCATCCAGTAAAACGGAAGAATTATAAATTTCCAAAATAATAGATAGGAATACCGTAAATAGGGCCATTGCGACTCCCATTAATGGTGTAGTCCCCCAGCCCGGAGCTACTTTACCATATTCCGAATTCAATGGTTTCAATAAATTCCCTACAGTAGTTTGTCTTGGCCCAGATCTAGAACTATCCTCAACGGTTTGTGTAGCCATAAATCCTATTTAATCATTGGTTGAGATCTGTTGACTTTGTATACCATTCCGTTGTAGTTGTAAATAAACGATCTTATCGTAGATCCATTGTGATCTTGAAATTGTCTAAAAATGGAAACAGCAACCCTAGTCGCCATCTTCATATCTGGTTTACTTGTAAGCTTTACTGGGTACGCCTTATATACCGCTTTTGGGCAACCCTCACAACAACTAAGAGATCCATTCGAAGAACACGGGGACTAGTTGAAGTAATGAGCCTCCCATATGGGGAGACTCATTACTTCAACTGagataatgaaaaattatttcattttttagttGGAACCTTAGGCGGTTCTCGAAAAAAGATAGCGAAAAAAATTATCCCTAAAGTCGAGACTAAAAGGAATGTATAAACCAATGCTTCCATAGATTCGATCGTGGTTTACAATTATAGCTTCCACACCTATTCATTTGGCATCATTTAccatataaagaaaaggaaagagtcaAAGAAAAGATGGTGATTCAAGTCAAGATTTCTTCAGTACCCTAAccctatgtcaaatcaaaaaaagaGGCGAAAGATACCAGAGCAATGTTGTATCAGACTACTTGTCTCTTTGTAGTTGGATCCCCAAGTTTTTGGAATGCTCCAAATTCCACTTGAGCATCCAAATCTGGATCAATGCCAGCAAAAACATCTCTGAACAAGGTTCTAGCGCCATGCCAAATGTGTCCGAAAAAGAAGAGCAAAGCAAACGTAGCATGGCCAAAAGTGAACCAACCCCTTGGACTGCTACGAAAAACGCCATCAGATTTCAAAGTAGCCCGATCTAATTCAAAAATTTCACCTAATTGGGCACGTCTAGCATATTTTTTTACAGTCGCAGGATCACTATAACTGACTCCATTGAGTTCGCCACCATAGAACTCAACAGTTACACCTACTTGTTCAACACTATACTTTGATTCTGCCCTTCTAAAAGGAACATCGGCTCTAACAATTCCGTCTCCATCTACCAAAACTACCGGAAATGTTTCAAAAAAGGTAGGCATACGACGTACAAAAAGCTCGCGCCCTTCTTTATCTCTAAAGACGGGGTGTCCTAACCACCCAACAGCTATTCCATCCCCGTTGTCCATTGACCCTGCTCTGAATAATCCCCCTTTTGCTGGATTATTACCAATGTAATCATAAAAAGCTAATTTTTCGGGAATTTTAGACCAAGCTTCCGATAAACTCAGATTTTGGGCTAGTCCGGCGCTAACTCTTCGATATATTTCTTGCTGAAAGTATCCCTGATCCCACTGATAACGAGTGGGACCAAATAATTCGATTGGGGTAGTTGCTGAACCATACCACATAGTTCCAGCAACAACGAAAGCTGCAAAAAAAACAGCAGCGATACTACTGGAAAGTACAGTTTCAATATTGCCCATACGTAATCCTTTGTATAGACGTTGAGGCGGACGGACACTAAGATGGAATAAGCCTGCTAATATGCCCAATGTACCCGCTGCAATATGATGAGAGGCTATTCCTCCGGGAACAAAAGGATCAAAGCCTTCTGCGCCCCACGCTGGACTTACGGGTTGTACTTTTCCAGTTAGTCCATAAGGATCGGACACCCATATTCCAGGACCATACAAACCTGTTACATGAAATGCGCCAAAGCCAAAGCAAGCCAACCCTGAGAGAAATAAATGAATTCCAAAGATCTTAGGCAAATCCAAAGATGGTTTGCCCGTACGTTCATCACAGAATATTTCTAGGTCCCAATACACCCAATGCCAGATAGCTGCCAAGAAGCACAAGCCAGAAAACACAATATGTGCCCCTGCCACACCTTCATAACTCCAAATACCGGGATTCGTTACAGTTCCTCCTGAAATACTCCAACCACCCCACGAATTGGTTATTCCTAAACGAGTCATGAAGGGTATAACGAACATACCTTGTCTCCACATTGGATCAAGAGCGGGGTCAGAGGGATCAAAAACCGCTAATTCGTATAAAGCCATCGAACCGGCCCAACCAGCAACTAGGGCTGTATGCATTATATGGACAGAAAGCAATCGACCGGGATCATTCAATACGACAGTATGAACACGATACCAAGGCAAACCCATGGAAATACCCCtttatcaaagaaaaatagacACTATGTCACTTTATTTTATCGCATTGGAAAAGACTATACTATGTATCTAACCTTTTCAGTAGATTCCGTATGAGAAAGGGTTAATTTTTATTCCGTTCCATTGAAAATAATGGAACAATTCTGTTCGTAAGAACAAAGAGAAGCAGATCTATTCTATACCCGATAAGTACCAATACGCAATGGGAGGATTAGTTCTACTTTCGGGAAACGAATGCATAGATACTTGTTTATTACTCCAACGATTGATCCGTTAGTTAAAATTTTTCTTTATTCATTCTGTCTTACTCTATAAAATAAACCTTCCAATTTATGTATAAAAATCTATGTATAAAATACAATAAACAGAAAAAGGGATGAAGACGATAAAGCCATTGTTATGTTTCCACATTAAAGTGAAGTATAGTActcaattttttctttaatttaatgc is part of the Musa acuminata AAA Group cultivar baxijiao unplaced genomic scaffold, Cavendish_Baxijiao_AAA HiC_scaffold_527, whole genome shotgun sequence genome and encodes:
- the LOC135661229 gene encoding cytochrome b6-f complex subunit 4 produces the protein MSGSFGGWIHKNSPIPITKKPDLNDPVLRAKLAKGMGHNYYGEPAWPNDLLYIFPVVILGTIACNVGLAVLEPSMIGEPADPFATPLEILPEWYFFPVFQILRTVPNKLLGVLLMVSVPTGLLTVPFLENVNKFQNPFRRPVATTVFLIGTAVALWLGIGATLPIDKSLTLGLF
- the LOC135661228 gene encoding cytochrome b6, producing the protein MSKVYDWFEERLEIQAIADDITSKYVPPHVNIFYCLGGITLTCFLVQVATGFAMTFYYRPTVTEAFSSVQYIMTEANFGWLIRSVHRWSASMMVLMMILHVFRVYLTGGFKKPRELTWVTGVVLAVLTASFGVTGYSLPRDQIGYWAVKIVTGVPEAIPVIGSPLVELLRGSASVGQSTLTRFYSLHTFVLPLLTAVFMLMHFPMIRKQGISGPL
- the LOC135661227 gene encoding photosystem II CP47 reaction center protein, which gives rise to MGLPWYRVHTVVLNDPGRLLSVHIMHTALVAGWAGSMALYELAVFDPSDPALDPMWRQGMFVIPFMTRLGITNSWGGWSISGGTVTNPGIWSYEGVAGAHIVFSGLCFLAAIWHWVYWDLEIFCDERTGKPSLDLPKIFGIHLFLSGLACFGFGAFHVTGLYGPGIWVSDPYGLTGKVQPVSPAWGAEGFDPFVPGGIASHHIAAGTLGILAGLFHLSVRPPQRLYKGLRMGNIETVLSSSIAAVFFAAFVVAGTMWYGSATTPIELFGPTRYQWDQGYFQQEIYRRVSAGLAQNLSLSEAWSKIPEKLAFYDYIGNNPAKGGLFRAGSMDNGDGIAVGWLGHPVFRDKEGRELFVRRMPTFFETFPVVLVDGDGIVRADVPFRRAESKYSVEQVGVTVEFYGGELNGVSYSDPATVKKYARRAQLGEIFELDRATLKSDGVFRSSPRGWFTFGHATFALLFFFGHIWHGARTLFRDVFAGIDPDLDAQVEFGAFQKLGDPTTKRQVV